The Rhizobium sp. BT03 genome has a window encoding:
- a CDS encoding LPS-assembly protein LptD, translating to MAAGDRKYFSKQLVALLVGATLCSYFGSVPVSYGQDNTSAQDIGKKIPEGAKLLLSANELVYNRDADLVSAVGGVQINYGGYKMVAQKVEYNQKTGRMMALGNVELVSPDGNRIYADNLDVTDNFADGFLNSLRIETSDNTRIVAESGQRVGGTMMILNKGVYTACLPCAEDPKRAPFWQVKAKRVIQNGVTHTIRLESARFELLGYPIAFLPFIEVPDNTVKRKSGFLFPTMSLSQNLGFGLSIPYYYVISPSMDATVTTTGYTAQGFLVEGEFRQRFENGTHILRVAGIDQAKPDNFSSGTSDAEASRRGMVASKAEFRINPRWTFGWDVMVQSDNNFSKTYKLKDFTGTDRTNQIYLTGLGKRNYFDMRAFYFDVQDADRTNTAEKQQAIVYPSLDYHYVAPQPLAGGELSADVNLTNISRTHDDFYTVDGFDRFRGLKGQTSRLTAELQWKRTYVTPTGLVITPLLAARGDAFALNMDDPTGYSGNYLDDNSATRSMFTAGLELRYPILMTTENSTHILEPIAQIYARPDEQLAGRLPNEDAQSFVFDATSLFDRDKFSGYDRVEGGTRANVGVQYTGTFDSGYKLHGIFGQSYQIAGQNSFATDDLVNVGADSGLETDRSDYVGLGGVETPYGVSVAASYRLDEKDFEFRRGDLTTAYQNDTFQTQVTYTHLSAQPAYGFAEDNDEIQTSSKVKFKDYWSIFGGIAWDLNNDVLSRRTLGLSYEDECTIFTIAYTDTRDSDDESASDWTIGARLTFRTLGDIKIGTNTLE from the coding sequence GTGGCGGCAGGCGACCGCAAGTATTTTAGTAAACAGTTGGTTGCCCTGCTCGTCGGCGCGACTCTATGTTCCTATTTCGGCAGTGTCCCGGTCTCCTACGGCCAGGACAATACGTCCGCTCAAGATATCGGGAAGAAGATTCCGGAAGGGGCCAAGCTTCTGCTCTCGGCCAATGAACTCGTCTACAACCGTGACGCCGATCTGGTGTCGGCGGTCGGCGGCGTGCAGATCAATTATGGCGGCTACAAGATGGTCGCGCAGAAGGTCGAGTACAATCAGAAGACCGGCCGGATGATGGCGCTCGGCAATGTCGAGCTGGTCAGCCCGGACGGCAACCGCATCTATGCCGACAACCTTGACGTGACCGACAATTTCGCCGACGGGTTCCTGAACTCGCTGCGCATCGAAACCTCCGACAATACGCGTATCGTCGCCGAAAGCGGCCAGCGTGTCGGCGGCACGATGATGATTCTCAACAAGGGTGTGTACACCGCCTGCCTTCCCTGCGCCGAAGATCCGAAGCGCGCGCCTTTCTGGCAGGTCAAGGCCAAGCGCGTGATCCAGAACGGCGTGACCCACACGATCCGTCTGGAAAGTGCGCGCTTCGAGCTGCTCGGCTATCCGATCGCCTTCCTGCCGTTCATCGAGGTCCCCGACAATACGGTGAAGCGCAAGTCGGGCTTTCTCTTCCCGACGATGAGCCTGTCGCAGAATCTCGGCTTCGGTCTTTCGATTCCTTATTATTACGTGATCTCGCCGAGCATGGACGCGACGGTCACCACCACCGGCTACACCGCCCAGGGCTTCCTCGTCGAAGGCGAATTCCGCCAGCGCTTCGAAAACGGCACGCATATTCTGCGCGTCGCCGGCATAGACCAGGCAAAGCCGGACAATTTCAGCTCCGGCACCAGCGATGCCGAAGCCAGCCGGCGTGGCATGGTCGCCTCGAAGGCAGAATTCCGCATCAATCCGCGCTGGACGTTCGGCTGGGACGTCATGGTCCAGAGCGACAACAATTTCTCGAAAACCTATAAGCTGAAGGACTTCACCGGCACGGATCGCACGAACCAAATCTACCTGACGGGACTTGGGAAACGCAATTATTTCGACATGCGGGCATTCTATTTCGACGTCCAGGATGCCGATCGGACGAACACGGCCGAAAAGCAGCAGGCGATCGTCTATCCGTCGCTCGACTACCATTATGTGGCGCCGCAGCCGCTTGCCGGCGGCGAATTGTCGGCGGATGTCAACCTGACGAATATTTCGCGCACTCATGACGACTTCTATACCGTCGACGGCTTCGACCGCTTCCGCGGCCTGAAGGGACAGACCTCGCGCCTGACGGCCGAACTGCAGTGGAAGCGCACCTATGTCACGCCGACCGGCCTGGTGATCACGCCGCTTCTGGCCGCGCGCGGCGACGCCTTCGCGCTCAACATGGACGACCCCACAGGGTACTCCGGCAACTATCTCGACGACAATTCCGCCACCCGCTCGATGTTCACCGCCGGGCTGGAGCTGCGCTATCCGATCCTGATGACGACGGAGAACAGCACCCATATTCTCGAACCGATCGCGCAGATCTATGCCCGCCCGGACGAGCAGCTCGCCGGCCGGCTGCCGAACGAGGATGCCCAGAGCTTCGTCTTCGACGCCACCTCGCTGTTCGATCGCGATAAATTCTCAGGCTACGACCGCGTCGAAGGCGGCACCCGCGCCAATGTGGGCGTCCAGTATACCGGAACCTTCGACAGCGGCTACAAACTGCACGGCATCTTCGGCCAATCCTATCAGATTGCCGGCCAGAACTCCTTTGCCACCGATGATCTCGTCAATGTCGGCGCGGATTCGGGCCTGGAGACCGACCGTTCCGATTATGTCGGCCTCGGCGGCGTCGAAACACCGTACGGCGTTTCCGTCGCGGCCTCCTACCGCCTCGACGAGAAGGATTTCGAGTTCCGCCGCGGCGACCTGACGACGGCCTACCAGAACGACACCTTCCAGACGCAGGTGACCTACACCCATCTCAGCGCCCAGCCGGCCTATGGCTTTGCCGAGGACAATGACGAGATCCAGACCAGCAGCAAAGTCAAGTTCAAGGATTACTGGTCGATCTTCGGCGGCATCGCCTGGGATCTGAACAATGATGTGCTCAGCCGCCGGACGCTCGGTCTCTCCTATGAGGACGAATGCACGATCTTCACGATCGCCTATACCGATACCCGGGACTCCGACGACGAGTCGGCCAGCGACTGGACGATCGGCGCAAGGCTGACCTTCCGGACACTCGGCGACATCAAGATCGGTACAAACACCCTTGAATGA
- a CDS encoding peptidylprolyl isomerase produces MIDAKKAITKFLAGAALALLTGVAAPALAASEVKAVVNGTAITSGDVAKRQAFLRLQHTKADAKAAEEQLIDEALKRQEVSRVHMSVSQQDVDASFARFSAGNKLTVAQMSQILDRAGVGVDHFKGFIAVQMSWPRVVNARYGSTSRLSNYDLVSRMMQNNKQKPVTTEYMLQQIIFVIPQAKRNAITGKRKGEAEASRSKFPGCDQAKVFAATMRDVSVRDLGRMLAPEIPPDWKPLVEQAKGNTTGTRVTDKGVEYLAICSQRQVSDDQAAEMVFRQEDLGKAKADKDASPENANSKKYLDELRKKAQIAYR; encoded by the coding sequence ATGATTGACGCGAAAAAAGCCATAACCAAGTTCCTCGCCGGGGCGGCGCTTGCCTTGCTGACGGGTGTTGCCGCTCCAGCGCTGGCCGCAAGCGAAGTCAAGGCCGTGGTGAACGGCACCGCCATCACCAGCGGCGACGTCGCCAAGCGCCAGGCTTTCCTGCGCCTGCAGCATACCAAGGCCGATGCCAAGGCTGCCGAGGAGCAATTGATCGACGAGGCGCTCAAGCGGCAGGAAGTCTCCCGTGTCCATATGTCGGTCTCGCAGCAGGACGTCGATGCGTCTTTCGCGCGCTTTTCGGCCGGCAACAAGCTTACCGTCGCGCAGATGTCGCAGATTCTCGATCGCGCCGGCGTCGGCGTCGACCATTTCAAGGGTTTCATCGCCGTGCAGATGAGCTGGCCGCGTGTCGTCAACGCGCGCTACGGTTCGACCTCGCGGCTGTCGAACTATGACCTCGTCTCGCGCATGATGCAGAACAACAAGCAGAAGCCGGTGACGACCGAATATATGCTGCAGCAGATCATCTTCGTCATTCCGCAAGCCAAGCGCAACGCGATCACCGGCAAGCGTAAGGGCGAGGCCGAGGCGTCGCGCTCGAAATTTCCGGGCTGCGACCAGGCAAAAGTCTTTGCCGCGACGATGCGCGACGTTTCCGTGCGCGATCTCGGCCGCATGCTCGCCCCGGAAATCCCGCCGGATTGGAAGCCGCTGGTCGAGCAGGCCAAAGGCAATACGACGGGGACCCGCGTCACCGACAAGGGCGTCGAATATCTGGCGATCTGCAGCCAGCGCCAGGTTTCCGACGACCAGGCGGCCGAGATGGTCTTCCGCCAGGAAGATCTCGGCAAGGCCAAGGCCGACAAGGATGCCAGCCCGGAAAACGCAAACAGCAAAAAGTATCTGGATGAACTGCGCAAGAAGGCGCAGATCGCCTATCGTTGA